One window of Candidatus Hydrothermales bacterium genomic DNA carries:
- the thiD gene encoding bifunctional hydroxymethylpyrimidine kinase/phosphomethylpyrimidine kinase, producing the protein MNKLPCVLTIAGSDSGGGAGIQADLKTFAVHKTYGLSVITAVTSQNTKGVRSIQMIDPDIVKDQIDMVCEDFEIEAFKTGMLYSETIIKVVADRIKHFKLKNYVLDPVVFAGSGDRLLLEDAKKSLIEELFPLALVVTPNRFEAEDFSGIKIENIEDAKKAAKIIKDFGPSYVVVKGGHFGDKAIDVVYDGKEFLLIESEKVLIDKKFHGAGCSFSASIAANLALGYSVIDAIKRAKEFLYGALKNSFDLGKGSIPVNPLWVIS; encoded by the coding sequence TTGAATAAACTTCCCTGTGTCTTAACAATTGCTGGAAGTGATAGTGGAGGAGGCGCTGGAATCCAAGCTGATCTAAAAACCTTTGCTGTTCACAAAACCTACGGCCTTTCAGTTATTACCGCTGTTACCTCTCAGAATACAAAGGGAGTAAGGTCAATTCAAATGATAGATCCCGATATAGTAAAAGATCAGATCGACATGGTTTGTGAAGACTTTGAAATAGAGGCTTTTAAAACAGGTATGTTATATTCAGAAACCATAATAAAAGTAGTTGCTGATAGAATAAAACATTTTAAATTAAAAAACTATGTCTTAGATCCCGTGGTGTTTGCAGGTTCAGGTGATAGATTACTTTTAGAAGATGCAAAAAAATCACTTATTGAAGAGCTTTTTCCTCTTGCTCTTGTAGTAACTCCAAATCGCTTTGAAGCAGAGGATTTTTCCGGGATAAAAATTGAAAATATAGAAGACGCAAAAAAGGCTGCTAAAATTATAAAGGATTTTGGACCATCTTACGTTGTAGTAAAAGGTGGACACTTTGGAGACAAAGCTATAGATGTTGTTTACGATGGAAAAGAGTTTTTGCTGATAGAAAGCGAAAAGGTGTTAATAGACAAAAAATTCCATGGTGCCGGATGTAGCTTTTCAGCAAGTATTGCAGCAAATCTTGCCTTGGGCTATAGCGTCATAGATGCAATAAAAAGAGCGAAAGAGTTCCTCTATGGCGCACTAAAAAATTCCTTTGATTTAGGAAAAGGATCAATACCAGTAAATCCCTTATGGGTGATAAGTTAA
- a CDS encoding isochorismatase family cysteine hydrolase: protein MNTKSVIVPEIPYQKGVILNSKESALIIVDMQNDFVDEKGALFVPDAKETVPVIKNLINKARKSGVKIFFTQDYHEEEDIEFPIWGKHAVKDSWGSDIIDEIKPQRGDFVIRKLRYDAFFGTPLDHLLRINNIKNLVIVGTVANICVLHTAGSAALHGYKIVIPKDAISAVNEFDYYASLRQISFLYKGIITEEKEISFE, encoded by the coding sequence ATGAACACAAAAAGTGTTATAGTTCCAGAGATTCCCTACCAAAAGGGAGTGATTTTAAACTCTAAGGAAAGTGCCTTAATTATAGTTGATATGCAAAACGATTTTGTTGATGAAAAGGGCGCGCTTTTTGTACCAGATGCTAAAGAAACTGTACCTGTCATTAAAAATTTAATAAATAAGGCAAGAAAAAGTGGTGTTAAAATTTTTTTCACACAGGATTACCACGAAGAAGAAGATATTGAATTTCCAATTTGGGGAAAACACGCTGTCAAGGACTCATGGGGATCTGATATTATCGATGAAATAAAACCACAAAGGGGCGACTTTGTAATTAGAAAACTCAGATACGACGCTTTCTTTGGTACACCACTAGATCACCTACTAAGAATAAACAACATAAAAAACCTCGTAATAGTAGGAACTGTAGCTAACATATGCGTTCTGCACACAGCTGGATCAGCCGCTCTACATGGATATAAAATAGTCATTCCCAAAGACGCAATCTCAGCTGTAAACGAATTCGATTACTATGCTTCCCTAAGACAAATTTCTTTCTTATACAAAGGAATAATAACTGAAGAAAAAGAGATAAGCTTTGAATAA
- a CDS encoding DUF6800 family protein: MKGRLRETELNRKRHRKWKIKKLREKYLKAKSEEERKKIIEKALKVNPYITVEQFLKPIEGLLKKGS, from the coding sequence ATGAAAGGAAGGCTCAGAGAAACAGAGCTAAACCGAAAAAGGCACAGAAAATGGAAAATAAAAAAATTAAGAGAAAAATATTTAAAAGCTAAAAGTGAAGAAGAAAGAAAAAAAATTATAGAAAAGGCACTTAAAGTTAATCCCTACATTACAGTTGAGCAGTTTTTAAAACCTATAGAAGGTCTATTAAAAAAAGGTTCTTGA
- a CDS encoding PBP1A family penicillin-binding protein, with the protein MTLSLRKWISIVLISIILIFLFFGLIFYHFSRDLPPLELVHLYKPARVTHVYDRENNVVYEFFIEKREPTKLDSISPKIQRAFITLEDKRFYSHFGIDPIRLIKAFFVNIREGEYVQGASTITQQLARNMFLTFEKTIDRKIKEIILALILERNFTKDEILEKYLNQIYFGDGIYGVKAACKYLFNKSPSDVTWAEAALLASIPKNANLYSPFKNPELAKKRRDFVLEVLYKNGVIDKKTYQNSIAEPLPEKKSKENKRSRQIGRYYFEEVRKYINSLYGEDFLYKEGVNVKLAMDIRLQEVAEKVIDSILSNFDNRVRAYHKKRYKKADSLRLEAALIAVDVETGDVLALVGGRDFLRSQFNRATQAKRQVGSSFKPFIYLAAIHSGIFPGDPIVDLPYVVENDGSGKPWKPRNFDDQFLGFITVRDGLALSRNLATVHILEKIGPGSVIEFAHKLGIKENIPPFLSIALGSTSLSLWEMCEAYLTIANLGKRKKMHLIKEIRLGEEFIVEKAEYKEEKVFDEKEVYILIDMMKSTFNYGTAIYAKDYGFRAIAAGKTGTTDNYTDSWFIGFTPKVLCGVWVGFDTVMTLFDKATGAVLALPIWASFMKKANEIYNLPDTLDFTKPDGITYKTICVETGKLATKFCPKKRNEVYIEGKEPKNECEKHLYRTPFLKEKI; encoded by the coding sequence ATGACTTTGTCTTTAAGGAAATGGATTAGTATTGTTTTAATTTCCATAATTTTAATTTTCTTGTTTTTTGGATTAATTTTTTACCACTTTTCACGCGATTTACCACCCTTAGAACTTGTACATCTATATAAGCCAGCAAGAGTCACTCATGTTTATGATAGGGAAAATAATGTAGTATATGAGTTTTTTATCGAAAAAAGAGAGCCCACTAAACTTGACTCAATTTCACCTAAAATACAAAGAGCCTTTATAACTCTTGAAGATAAAAGATTTTATAGTCACTTCGGAATAGACCCTATAAGACTTATAAAGGCTTTCTTTGTAAATATAAGGGAAGGGGAATATGTACAGGGCGCCTCAACCATAACACAGCAACTTGCCAGAAATATGTTCTTAACTTTCGAAAAAACCATAGATAGAAAAATTAAAGAAATAATCTTAGCCCTGATACTAGAAAGAAATTTCACCAAAGATGAAATATTAGAAAAGTATCTCAACCAAATTTATTTTGGCGACGGAATCTATGGAGTAAAGGCCGCCTGCAAATACCTCTTTAATAAGTCACCTAGTGACGTTACATGGGCCGAAGCTGCACTTTTAGCCTCAATACCTAAAAACGCAAACCTATACTCACCCTTTAAAAATCCCGAACTTGCGAAAAAAAGAAGAGACTTTGTCTTAGAAGTACTCTATAAAAACGGCGTAATTGACAAAAAAACTTATCAGAACTCGATAGCTGAACCTTTACCGGAAAAAAAGAGTAAAGAAAATAAGAGATCGAGACAAATTGGAAGATACTACTTCGAAGAGGTTCGCAAATACATAAATTCCCTATATGGTGAAGACTTCCTGTATAAAGAAGGTGTCAATGTAAAACTAGCTATGGACATAAGACTTCAAGAAGTAGCTGAAAAAGTAATAGATTCAATCTTAAGTAATTTTGATAACAGGGTAAGAGCTTACCATAAAAAAAGGTACAAAAAAGCAGATTCTCTAAGACTTGAGGCAGCTCTAATAGCTGTAGACGTTGAAACAGGTGATGTTTTGGCACTTGTCGGTGGAAGAGATTTTCTAAGATCGCAATTTAATAGAGCTACACAGGCTAAAAGACAAGTCGGCTCATCTTTTAAACCCTTTATTTATTTGGCAGCAATTCACTCTGGAATTTTCCCTGGGGATCCTATAGTAGACTTACCCTACGTTGTAGAAAATGATGGATCAGGTAAACCCTGGAAACCGAGAAATTTTGATGACCAATTTTTGGGATTCATTACAGTAAGAGACGGCCTCGCTCTCTCAAGAAATCTTGCCACTGTCCATATACTTGAAAAAATCGGTCCAGGATCTGTTATAGAATTTGCCCACAAGTTAGGAATAAAAGAAAATATTCCACCCTTTCTTTCTATCGCACTTGGCTCAACTTCCCTTTCTCTATGGGAAATGTGCGAAGCCTACTTAACAATTGCTAATTTAGGAAAAAGAAAAAAAATGCATCTTATAAAAGAAATAAGACTTGGAGAAGAATTTATAGTCGAAAAAGCAGAATATAAAGAAGAAAAAGTCTTTGATGAAAAAGAAGTATATATTTTGATTGATATGATGAAGTCAACCTTTAATTACGGAACTGCTATTTATGCAAAGGATTATGGCTTTAGGGCAATAGCTGCAGGTAAAACAGGAACCACAGACAACTATACCGATAGTTGGTTTATCGGTTTTACTCCAAAAGTACTATGTGGTGTGTGGGTTGGATTTGACACAGTTATGACTCTATTTGATAAGGCAACTGGTGCAGTTTTAGCGTTACCAATATGGGCAAGCTTTATGAAAAAAGCAAATGAAATCTATAATCTCCCAGATACCCTAGACTTTACAAAACCAGATGGTATCACTTATAAGACTATCTGTGTAGAAACTGGTAAACTTGCGACAAAATTTTGTCCCAAAAAGAGAAACGAAGTTTACATAGAAGGAAAAGAACCTAAAAATGAGTGTGAAAAACACCTTTATCGTACCCCATTTCTTAAAGAGAAAATTTAA
- a CDS encoding trypsin-like peptidase domain-containing protein codes for MIFVALLFFQKEIALDRENTIVNAVKKCRNAVVSITCFTTRYVSLAPSIFNDPFFRDFLEFFEFPEFKEKVSSQGSGFIISEDGYILTNEHVISNSDSIVVFLPDGRNFIAKVLGKDYSLDIALLKIDGKNLPYLTFADSDKLERGEWAIAMGNPFGYLWEDVEPTVTVGVISALNRTFKGEGDRIYRGMIQTDASINPGNSGGPLLNLKGEVIGMNTFIVSKSGGFEGIGFAIPSNLLKTVVNYLKLYSYYPRGFLGLEVKPTEKGVVIVTILEGGPADKAGLRPGDIIIKIGKDIIRSYSDFRRKVDLLRKDESVPLMYERNVKRNVTNIIPESKLENFLHVMGITLKDEKNGVVINSVKRGRYAERLGLKEGDFIVKVEDIEVESIKDIERVLCEYVKKEKKWTIKRGRYYYDFVFKEMD; via the coding sequence ATGATTTTTGTAGCTTTACTATTTTTTCAGAAAGAAATAGCCCTAGATAGAGAAAATACAATAGTAAATGCTGTAAAAAAGTGTAGAAATGCTGTTGTTTCAATAACTTGTTTTACTACTAGATACGTTTCCCTTGCACCCTCAATTTTTAATGATCCCTTTTTTAGAGATTTTCTTGAATTTTTTGAGTTCCCAGAATTCAAAGAGAAGGTATCTTCACAAGGTTCAGGCTTTATAATTTCAGAAGACGGTTATATTTTAACAAATGAGCATGTTATTAGTAATTCTGATAGTATAGTGGTTTTTTTACCTGATGGAAGAAACTTTATAGCAAAAGTTTTAGGCAAGGATTATTCTCTTGATATTGCTCTTTTAAAAATAGATGGAAAGAATTTACCTTATCTTACTTTTGCCGATTCTGATAAACTTGAAAGGGGAGAGTGGGCAATAGCAATGGGAAACCCCTTTGGATATTTATGGGAAGATGTTGAACCAACTGTTACCGTCGGAGTAATAAGTGCTTTAAATAGGACTTTTAAAGGAGAAGGTGACAGGATTTATAGAGGTATGATTCAAACAGACGCCTCTATAAACCCTGGTAACTCTGGCGGACCACTTCTTAATTTAAAGGGTGAAGTTATCGGTATGAACACATTTATTGTTTCAAAATCAGGGGGATTTGAAGGGATTGGATTTGCAATTCCATCGAACCTTTTAAAAACTGTCGTAAACTATTTGAAGCTTTATTCATATTATCCCAGGGGATTTTTAGGACTTGAGGTAAAACCAACAGAAAAAGGTGTTGTTATCGTTACAATTCTTGAAGGTGGTCCAGCAGATAAAGCTGGTTTAAGGCCAGGTGATATCATAATAAAAATAGGGAAAGATATTATAAGAAGCTATTCTGATTTTAGAAGAAAAGTTGATTTATTAAGAAAAGATGAGAGCGTTCCTTTGATGTATGAAAGAAATGTTAAAAGGAACGTGACAAATATAATTCCAGAATCAAAACTTGAGAATTTCTTGCATGTAATGGGAATAACCCTCAAAGATGAAAAAAATGGTGTTGTCATAAATAGTGTAAAAAGGGGAAGATATGCAGAAAGGCTAGGTCTAAAAGAAGGAGATTTTATAGTTAAAGTTGAAGACATAGAAGTAGAAAGTATAAAAGATATTGAGAGAGTACTTTGTGAATACGTAAAAAAAGAGAAAAAATGGACTATAAAAAGAGGGAGATACTATTATGACTTTGTCTTTAAGGAAATGGATTAG
- the fsa gene encoding fructose-6-phosphate aldolase, translating to MKIFADTSNLDELKRFKSLGIIEGATTNPTLLSKEIKRIYPDFKPKDKREIFEKSKEILEKICEIVEGPVSAEVIALDEEKMVKEGIELAKIHKNIVVKIPFGEEGLKATRKLSSEGIDVNMTLIFSPSQGILSLKAGARFISPFIGRLDDISNEGMEIVRILSEILSYNSFDAELLVASVRHPIHVIEAFRLGAHIVTIPPDVIDKMLKHPLTDIGIKRFLDDWESLIEK from the coding sequence ATGAAGATATTTGCTGATACCTCAAATCTGGATGAACTTAAAAGGTTTAAGTCCCTTGGTATTATAGAAGGAGCAACAACTAATCCCACTCTCTTATCAAAAGAAATTAAGAGGATTTATCCTGATTTTAAACCAAAAGATAAAAGAGAAATTTTTGAAAAAAGTAAGGAAATTTTGGAAAAAATTTGTGAAATTGTTGAAGGACCTGTCTCAGCTGAGGTTATAGCCTTAGATGAAGAAAAAATGGTAAAAGAAGGCATAGAACTTGCAAAAATTCATAAAAACATTGTTGTAAAGATACCCTTCGGAGAAGAGGGCCTCAAAGCCACGAGAAAGCTTAGCTCAGAAGGTATAGATGTAAATATGACTTTAATATTTTCCCCCTCCCAGGGTATCTTATCTTTAAAAGCTGGAGCAAGATTTATCTCACCCTTTATCGGAAGACTCGATGATATCTCAAATGAGGGAATGGAAATTGTTAGAATTCTCTCGGAAATTTTATCTTATAACAGTTTTGATGCAGAGCTTTTAGTAGCTAGTGTTAGACATCCAATCCATGTTATTGAGGCATTCAGGCTCGGTGCACATATTGTTACAATTCCTCCAGATGTTATAGACAAAATGCTAAAACATCCTTTAACAGATATAGGCATAAAACGTTTCCTTGATGATTGGGAATCACTGATCGAAAAATGA
- a CDS encoding oligosaccharide flippase family protein: MEAIVKKILFNSLVIGTLWTTVGHIVQSFFYFLFLSFSGKVIGSEGVGILGVFYSFYNFTSFLLGSGFRDYLSRKIVELKSKGENEKIKDLIDESFTYTLFVFFLSLLFFLILKNFLLEKFFNNNSFILFSAFLVHLFSVFSSIGLGFLIGKKLFYAFAFVHTLKGLIFLFFGFFYFIKRVSSTNLFVTVYILSEFSNFFFFLVYLIYLKKSLTFKINLNFLKEGILSMGFSNTIIQSYFGYPILLLKLKNVPDDLVGNFTAGISVFQAVKLLFNSYFVPVYPHISSFYYEGKKKKFFKTIIFSSILIFISLLFFTLFIISIGKSILYLFFPKHKFKFYTSEFLLLSVSLLFYLFSRFFSRVFFAIQKENIVFINFLLWLLVLTLPFLLLNFKNKIISLLILNSFATFVNALIFTVIFIKIFSPKGSIPLKEEKIRNEDIC, encoded by the coding sequence ATAGAAGCCATAGTAAAAAAGATTTTATTTAATAGTTTAGTTATCGGAACGTTATGGACTACGGTGGGGCACATAGTGCAGTCTTTTTTTTATTTTCTATTTCTGTCTTTTTCAGGCAAAGTAATCGGTTCTGAGGGAGTAGGAATTCTTGGAGTTTTCTATTCCTTTTATAATTTTACCTCATTTTTACTTGGATCAGGCTTTAGAGACTATCTTTCAAGAAAAATTGTCGAATTAAAAAGTAAGGGCGAAAATGAAAAAATTAAAGATCTAATAGATGAATCTTTTACATATACTCTTTTTGTGTTCTTTTTGTCCCTTTTATTTTTCCTAATTTTAAAAAATTTCCTTTTAGAGAAATTTTTTAATAACAATTCCTTTATACTATTCAGCGCCTTTTTAGTACATCTTTTTTCAGTTTTCTCTTCAATTGGATTAGGTTTTCTTATAGGAAAAAAACTTTTTTATGCCTTTGCTTTCGTACACACCTTAAAGGGTCTAATTTTTCTATTTTTTGGTTTCTTTTACTTTATTAAAAGAGTAAGTAGCACTAATTTGTTTGTAACAGTTTACATTTTGTCAGAATTTTCTAACTTTTTCTTCTTTCTTGTTTATTTAATCTATCTTAAAAAAAGCTTAACTTTTAAAATAAACTTGAACTTTTTGAAGGAAGGAATTCTCTCGATGGGCTTTTCAAATACAATCATTCAAAGTTACTTTGGTTACCCTATTTTACTTTTAAAACTAAAAAATGTCCCTGATGATTTAGTAGGGAATTTTACTGCCGGAATTTCTGTCTTTCAAGCCGTAAAACTTTTATTTAATTCTTATTTTGTACCAGTCTACCCCCACATTTCAAGTTTCTACTATGAGGGAAAAAAGAAAAAATTCTTTAAAACAATAATTTTCTCCTCAATTCTCATTTTTATCTCCCTACTATTTTTTACTCTCTTTATTATCTCAATTGGAAAATCCATTCTTTATTTATTTTTCCCAAAACATAAGTTTAAGTTTTATACTAGCGAATTTTTACTCCTCTCGGTATCTCTTCTTTTCTACCTTTTTTCAAGATTTTTCTCAAGAGTTTTCTTTGCAATACAAAAAGAGAATATCGTTTTTATAAACTTTCTCCTTTGGCTTTTAGTGCTAACTTTGCCCTTTCTCTTATTAAACTTTAAAAACAAAATAATTTCTCTGCTTATTTTAAATAGCTTTGCCACATTTGTAAATGCTTTAATTTTCACAGTAATTTTTATTAAAATTTTTTCACCTAAAGGTTCTATCCCCTTAAAAGAAGAAAAAATAAGAAATGAAGATATTTGCTGA
- a CDS encoding aldehyde dehydrogenase family protein produces MKEKIFFEGKWQEGINFFPVYKKGTKEILYKFPETTYEQIERAISYIERKRDIVKELTSYERYKILLKVRDLIEKRSEEISRIISLESGKTINEARFETKRAIETVTFSAEEAKRIYGEYVPMDASEFGKGRMAFTIMEPDPIVLAITPFNFPLNLALHKIAPAIAAGCSVVFKPSSFTPMTGKIITEIVLEAGFPPEGFSFLTGGGGTVGEQLCKDPRIRHISFTGSKEVGERIAKIAGLKKKTFELGSNSALCVFSDFEYEVMLDRILKGAYSIAGQVCISIQRIYVEKKIKEKFIDDYVRALRNLKVGDQLKEDTDVGPMISEDAAIKAEEMVKKAIERGAKVLPELKREGSFLYPLLIVDAPEDCEVCAKEAFAPLAVCNEFETEDELIFKVNNSEYGLQCGILTNNIKRALTLAKKIEVGGVIINDIPSFRVDHMPYGGVKGSGIGREGPKYALRDFVEEKIIVIKID; encoded by the coding sequence ATGAAAGAAAAAATTTTTTTTGAAGGAAAGTGGCAAGAGGGGATTAATTTTTTTCCTGTTTATAAAAAGGGAACTAAGGAAATTTTGTACAAATTTCCCGAAACAACCTATGAACAAATTGAAAGAGCAATCTCTTACATTGAAAGAAAAAGAGATATCGTAAAAGAACTCACCTCTTACGAAAGATATAAGATTCTATTAAAAGTAAGAGATTTAATTGAAAAAAGATCTGAGGAAATTTCAAGAATAATTTCACTTGAATCTGGAAAGACAATTAACGAGGCAAGGTTTGAAACAAAAAGAGCAATTGAAACCGTTACGTTTTCAGCTGAAGAAGCTAAAAGAATCTACGGAGAATATGTTCCAATGGATGCCTCTGAATTTGGAAAGGGAAGAATGGCCTTTACAATTATGGAACCTGACCCCATAGTTTTAGCTATAACTCCATTTAACTTCCCACTTAATCTTGCACTCCACAAGATTGCTCCAGCTATTGCAGCAGGCTGTAGTGTAGTTTTTAAACCTTCAAGTTTTACACCTATGACCGGAAAAATAATAACGGAAATTGTTTTGGAAGCAGGCTTTCCTCCCGAAGGGTTTTCATTTTTAACAGGTGGAGGGGGAACTGTAGGCGAACAGCTCTGTAAAGATCCGAGAATAAGACATATAAGTTTTACTGGTTCAAAAGAAGTTGGAGAAAGAATAGCTAAAATAGCAGGATTGAAGAAGAAAACCTTTGAACTGGGTTCAAATTCTGCTTTATGTGTATTTTCAGATTTTGAATATGAAGTAATGTTAGATAGAATATTAAAGGGAGCCTACTCAATTGCAGGACAGGTTTGCATTTCCATTCAAAGAATTTATGTTGAGAAAAAAATTAAAGAAAAGTTTATTGATGACTATGTGAGAGCACTTAGAAATTTAAAAGTTGGGGATCAACTAAAAGAGGATACTGATGTAGGGCCTATGATTTCTGAGGATGCTGCAATAAAGGCAGAAGAGATGGTAAAAAAAGCAATCGAAAGAGGTGCAAAAGTTCTTCCAGAATTAAAAAGAGAGGGTTCCTTTTTATATCCTCTTTTAATTGTTGATGCTCCAGAAGACTGTGAGGTCTGTGCTAAAGAGGCTTTTGCTCCACTTGCTGTCTGTAACGAGTTTGAAACAGAAGATGAACTTATCTTTAAAGTTAATAATTCTGAATATGGATTACAATGTGGAATTTTAACAAATAATATTAAAAGAGCTTTAACGCTTGCAAAAAAAATTGAGGTTGGTGGTGTGATAATAAATGATATACCTTCCTTTAGGGTAGATCATATGCCCTATGGAGGAGTAAAGGGCTCAGGTATTGGAAGAGAGGGACCAAAATATGCTCTAAGAGACTTTGTTGAAGAAAAAATTATCGTCATTAAAATTGACTGA